AGAAGGCGGTGGAGAAGGGCCTCGTCACGCCGCCATGGGTGAAGACCTCGCTCGCTCCCGGATCGCGTGTCGTCACCGACTACTACGAGAAGGCCGGTCTGACTCCATACCTGGACAAGCTGCGCTTCAACACCGTCGGCTACGGCTGCACCACCTGCATCGGCAACTCGGGTGCGCTGCCCACCGATGTCACCAAGGCGATTGAAGATCACGGCCTGGTGGCGGTCTCCGTTCTCTCCGGAAACCGTAACTTCGAGGGCCGCATCAACTCCGATGTCCGTGCCAACTATCTGATGTCGCCGCCGCTGGTCGTTGCTTACGCACTGGCCGGCCGCATCGACTTTGACTTCGACAACGAACCACTGGGTAAGGGCAAGGATGGCATACCCATCTATCTGACCGACATCTGGCCGTCGCAAGAAGAAGTAGCTGCCACCGTCGCAAGCTCCATCGACAGCAGCATGTTCCACAAGGAGTACTCGACCGTCTCGAAGGGTGACGTCAACTGGCAGAACCTGAAGTTCCCCTCGGGCGACACCTATGGATGGGAGGGTGACTCCACCTACATCCGTCAGGCGCCGTACTTCGACAACATGCCTGCAACGCCGGAGCCGGTGACCGACATCGCCGGAGCCCGCGTTCTGGCGGTCCTGGGTGATTCCATCACCACCGACCACATCTCTCCTGCGGGCTCCATCAAGCTGAACAGCCCTGCCGGAAAGTACCTCACCAGCAATGGTGTGAAGCCGGCCGACTTCAACAGCTATGGCTCACGCCGCGGCAATCACGAGGTGATGGTGCGTGGCACCTTCGCTAACGTTCGCCTGAAGAACAAGCTGGCTCCGGGAACCGAAGGCGGCGTCACGCGTCTTCTGCCCGAGGGTGAGCAGATGTCGATCTACGACGCATCCGTGACTTATGCGGAGCGCGGTACGCCGCTGGCCATCCTCGCAGGCAAGGAGTACGGTTCCGGCTCCTCGCGCGACTGGGCCGCGAAGGGTACGCGTCTGCTAGGCGTACGCTTCGTACTCGCTGAGAGCTACGAGCGTATTCACCGCTCAAACCTGGTAGGCATGGGCATTCTTCCGCTGCAGTTCCTTCAAGGACAGTGCGTCGAGTCGCTCGGCCTGACGGGCGAGGAGGTCTATGACATCCCCGGCCTGAAGGCGATGCTCGACTCGAAGTTTGCCGACGGCAAGGTGATTACGGTGCACGCCAAAGCAGCGGATGGTTCCGTCAAGAACATCCAGGCTCAGGTACGCATCGATACACCGCAGGAGATCCTGTACTACCTGCACGGCGGCATTCTGCAGTACGTGCTGCGTCAGCTTGCAGGCAAGGCCTAGCACAACATCAGAAAGGTCGCTAAGCATAAGGCTCGGAAATATTCCGGGCCTTATGCTTTTGCATGGGTCACCTACCGGAGAAATGCTCTAGTGTTGTGAGTCTAAAGTTTGCGACGAAATTGTTTTCATTCTGAACGTTCGGGGTCATCAACGAATCCGGCCTTCAGCAAAGTTCTTGTCTTAACCGCGAGCGCCAAAGGGAGCTTTGTTTTGCTTAAGGGCACGGCTTTTAGCCGTGCCGTATGGATCCCCACTGAGACGCGGCTTTAGCCGCTGAGGGCATAATCTCGGTACCTCAGCGGCTTCTATGAGACGGCTGTATGGGTCAAGTTTTTTCCTTCATAGAGTTTTTGTATTTGCAGTTGCAGTTGCGGTTGTGTTTTGGATTCATCTCGGGGCTTCTATCCGCACTCGCAGTGAGCCGCTAAGGGACTCGGTGCCTGTTGGGACCCGATGGTGATGAATTGGGGCTGCTATCTGAAGCACGACCTGTATGGCCCAGCCGCTGAGCGCAGTCACCCGGACACGAGATTGTTCTGCTTTGGCCGATCCGCGGTTCAGGCTACGGTGGCCATTGCAGGTTGAGGGAAGTGTTGGAAGCTCTGTCCGCTGCGCCACATGCTGTGCAACAGGACCGCCAGTTTACGGGCCACCGCCACGATAGCTCGCTTTTTTGCTCTCTTGCCTCCACTGGATGCCAGCTTGAGGCCCCAGCGACGCAAGGCTGAGTCAGGACCGAAGCGACCCAGGATGTATTGCGCCGACTGCACCAGCAGACTTCGTAAATATCGGTTGCCGGTCTTGGAGATGCCTAACTCCGGATCCGAGTCCCCCGACTGACTTTGTCCGGGTCGCAGACCGAGCCACGCACCTGCGGAACGGTTGCTTGCTATATTGGGCCGGTCCAGCGTGAGTACATACGTGGCCGCCACCACAGGACCCACGCCTGGAACCGTACGCAGCACACCGATCTCCGGATACCTGGTACCCAGCTTTTCGATCTGTTCTTCCATACTGTCGATCTGACGGTTCAACGTCGCGATCTGCTCCAACAACGGAACCGCTACCGTCGTCAGCACAGACGGAATCGATGCCCGCACCCGCACAGGAAACGACTCGGTGGAACAGGCCGGCAGACGGCCACCGGCGCTTTTGACCAGGCCACGCAACGCGTTGACCAGCATCGTCCGCGCACGTACTAGCGTAGCCCGCGCCTGGATCAGGTTCAGGTCCTGCTGCCGCTCCATGCTGCGGTGAAGCAGCGGCGCCAGCAACTTAGGATCAGACGCCGCGAAGCGAGCCAGCTGCTCGGCATCGTTGCGATCGTTCTTCGATTCACTCGAGCTGATCGCCGCGATCTTGCGCGCATTGGCCACGATCACCTGATGACCTAAAGACTTGAGCAAACGGCTTACCCACGGAGAGTGCGTGCCGCACTCCAGTGCTATTCGCTGCCGCTCCTCGCCCTCGAAATGACGTCGGAACGCCGCCTCCGTACTCTGGATACGACCTTCCTCCATCACTTCCTTCCCTGCGTTCAACAGACAGTAGTGGCTGTAACGGTCCCCTAAATCAAGCCCTACCGTCAGCGCTGGCCTGTCACTCCCCATTTCCTCTAACCACTGCGCTTTGCTAACCTTCTTCATCGGCTGGTCTCCTTGAGCACCCCGAGTGCGTGCGAACAGCTTAGCTGCTTCGCGAGGCCAGCCGTCTCATCCCATCTAAAGCCGCATGTATTTCAGTGCGGGGACGGGACGGCTAAACAGGCTGCGGAAAAACTCGATTTTCGAGAAGCGCAAAAAAAACGATCGCGTCAGAATGACCTATAAGCGATCCGGGGACATTGGGTGATGATTTTCTATCCCCAAATTTGACCCGATTATCCCCTCATATAGAGTTTTTCCGCAGCCTGTAAAGCCGTCCCCTTAAGCAAGACATTCGTACCTGCGGGGCGAAGAGCGCTCGCTGAAACACTAGAACTCTTCATGATTTATGTCACGGACTTTAGACTCGGGGCACTAGACTAGAGCATTTCCCCTGTTACTGGGTATCCCGGGAGTAGCGTGCAGCGGCGTTTTCATTGCGGAAAACGCCCATAGATGCATAAGCCCTGCACGACACCTACAGGAGAAATGCTCTATCGCACGATCTCGATACGAACGCCCTCGGGAACCACTCGCGAGAACTGCTCTAGCTTCTCTCGTACGATCTCAGCCTCTTCAGGTGTGGTTGCAACCACATCAACAGCGGTCTCGGCAGTTGTCCGGTGAGCAATCAGCAGATTACGAATGTGGCCTGCAACGATCCACTCTTTCGGGATATCGGGGTACCACTTCGTATAGATCATCAGGAATTTCACATTGTGTTCCCTGGTGACTGAACGAAGAAACGCAGCAGTCTTGTCATGGGTCGCCGTCTCAAAGGAGCCTAGTCCAACGAGATCGAGTATGTAGATATTCGGGTCGTGATCGAAGGCGACACAGCCCAGGTCATTGACCGCCACAGGCTTGTGATAGAACATCTCTTCGAAACGATGCATCTGCATCTGCTGGAGATAGACGGAGCGGGCCGCATAAGGTACGCGTCCGACAACCTCAGCATAAGTCACGCACCAGATAA
This genomic window from Terriglobus albidus contains:
- a CDS encoding IS110 family transposase, which produces MKKVSKAQWLEEMGSDRPALTVGLDLGDRYSHYCLLNAGKEVMEEGRIQSTEAAFRRHFEGEERQRIALECGTHSPWVSRLLKSLGHQVIVANARKIAAISSSESKNDRNDAEQLARFAASDPKLLAPLLHRSMERQQDLNLIQARATLVRARTMLVNALRGLVKSAGGRLPACSTESFPVRVRASIPSVLTTVAVPLLEQIATLNRQIDSMEEQIEKLGTRYPEIGVLRTVPGVGPVVAATYVLTLDRPNIASNRSAGAWLGLRPGQSQSGDSDPELGISKTGNRYLRSLLVQSAQYILGRFGPDSALRRWGLKLASSGGKRAKKRAIVAVARKLAVLLHSMWRSGQSFQHFPQPAMATVA